Below is a window of Zymoseptoria tritici IPO323 chromosome 9, whole genome shotgun sequence DNA.
CAACGTGCACGCCTTTGCGCCGTCGGCACGAAGCTTGGTACAGTCTTGCTATGGAACATGCGTGGCCCAGTGTCGCGATCAGTCGAGGCGACGAATATGCTGGAACCTGTTCGGATCGTCTACACGGATTCTCCGCAGATCTCTTGCTTGGCTCTGTCGTCTTTGTATCTTGTTCACGGCGGCAACGATGGTCTTGTCCAGGCGTGGGATCCTCTAGCATCAGACACGCAGCCGATCAGAACGCTCAACTCGCGATTCTCGTCCCGCGCTCGTCGTCGACTGGTCCAAGCCCAGGCATCAGCCCAGGGCGTTGGCATCAACATGTACGCTGCTGGAGCGTTGAGCTTGGATCCAGACCCTACAGTGCTGCGAGGAATGGTCTCGCTTGGCAATCAGCTTCGGTACTGGTCGTACAGCTCGTCTGCCGCCGATCAGTACAAGTCGCACAAGCGTCGGCTCCGTCGATCTGAGCGAGGCAGCAACAATGGTGGCGAGCGCTTCTCTGGCGCGACACGAACCAACCTCAAGGATTACATAGCCAATGAGAAATTCGAGCTGGACCGCGAGAAGCAGCTGCGACAGAAGGACGCTCAGCGCTTCGCGGGTAGGTTCGGTACAGAGCTCCTTGATGGCAGCGAAGAGGAGATGCTTGCGTATGCGGCCATGCTTAGTCAAGAAACGCTGGAGCAAGAGAGCAGACGACGGGTATCAGATGCTAGCACCGCCTTTAGCACTGCGGCCAGCAGTATCGGTCAAAGCAACTGGTCAACAGCTGATGCAACGCCAgcatctccctctcctcgcgAGGTCGCTCCCAGAACGGACGATGAGCTGGATGCTGATATTGCTGAGGCGATCCGTCAAAGCTTGGCTGCATCTCCTGGAGCTGGCTACGACATTCCCATCCGTCATGCTAAGCCCAGGAACAAGAAGGCTCCATCTGCAAAGTCGTCGCCGCGATTGGCTGGCAAGAGCAAAGAGGCTGAGATGAGTGATCTGGACTTTGCTTTGCAATTGAGTCTGGCCGAGGAGCAGAGTCGGCGGTCTTTAGAAGAGAGCGAGCCGTTTCCAGGTCTGCCGGTTGCGTCTGGTCGGGGCAAAGGAAAGGGCAGGGAGAGGGCGTAGCAGACGGTAGCAGTCAGACTGCTTGTCAATTCTTGATAGGCTAATTGGCGCATTGAGTAGATGCCCTACTGAAGCAATTCTGCAATACTATGCTTCACAAACCGTTTCTCGTATTCATTTCGTTTCATATGCCCGTGCCAAGCATTTCTTCTGTCGAGATGCTGCTTGCGGTACATCCCGCAGGAAGGAGCATCTCAAGCTGTGACGAAGACAACAAACCGCGCCTCCAACAACACCTTGTCCCTCCATACACACACTCCACGTTACGTCCGAGGGCATTGCAACATCGCCTCTATTACACTTGGAGCACGTGTAAATCCCTCTTCTGTTGATACCCGCCGTTGATACCGAAGGCCAACCACTGAAACACATCTCTTGAGCCCGGCCAAGtctcctcaccaccgcaTACGCACACGCGACACTCTCGCCTTCCGACCAACGAAACCGATCACCTCCTCACATCGATCTCGCAGTCATGGAGGCTGCGGCGCTGAAGGCGCAGCCGGTCGACACGACCATGGAAGATGCAGGAAAGGTGGAACACAGCTTGGGCGCAAGCGTGGACCCGCCATCAATAAATTGTCTGGACGGCTGGATCGAATCGCTCATGACATGCAAGCAGCtcgccgaggaggatgtgcgAAGACTGTGTGAAAAGGCTCGCGAGGTGCTACAGGACGAGTCGAACGTGCAGCCTGTGAAATGCCCGGTGACCGTCTGCGGTGACATCCACGGCCAGTTTCACGATTTGATGGAGCTGTTCAAGATTGGAGGGCCGAATCCGGATACCAACTATCTTTTCATGGGAGACTATGTCGATCGAGGATACTTCTCGGTCGAGACGGTGACCTTGCTCGTGGCGCTGAAGATCCGCTACCCATCACGCATCACCATTCTGCGCGGTAACCACGAGAGCAGACAAATCACGCAAGTGTACGGCTTCTACGACGAGTGTCTCCGCAAATACGGCAACGCCAACGTCTGGAAATTCTTCACCGATTTGTTCGACTACCTGCCATTGACCGCGCTCATCGATAACCAGATCTTCTGCTTGCACGGAGGTCTGTCGCCGAGTATCGACACACTTGACAACATCCGCGCGCTTGACCGTATTCAGGAAGTGCCGCATGAGGGACCGATGTGCGATCTTCTCTGGTCTGATCCGGATGACAGATGTGGATGGGGAATAAGCCCAAGAGGAGCTGGGTACACTTTCGGGCAGGACATCAGTGAGGCGTTCAACCACAACAACGGTCTGACGCTGGTGGCTCGCGCGCATCAGTTGGTGATGGAAGGATACAATTGGAGTCAGGATAGGAACGTGGTTACGATATTCTCAGGTGAGACTTGTGTTGTGGGCTGAGGATGCCATGCCATTTTCTGACTATACTCCCAGCACCCAACTACTGCTACCGCTGTGGAAACCAAGCTGCCATCATGGAAATTGATGAGCATCTCAAGTACACCTTGTAAGTCTCCAGGCTCCAAAATGTCTCAGTTCTCCACTAACACAGCCACTCCAGCCTACAATTCGACCCCTGCCCTCGTGCCGGAGAGCCGATGGTCTCACGTCGCACACCGGACTACTTCTTGTAATGAGCCAATGCCGCAATGCCAGGACCGAACGAGACGACCAGAGGAGGTTAAAAGTACGACGGAACTGCTTGATCAATCGAAAATCCGTCCTTGCGTGGGTGTCAGGCGATGATGGACGGGCACGGGCAATGGCTCGCGTAGATGGCAACTTTATTGCATGCCGAGCAGGTAGCACCATACAGATCTGAAAGAAGTCCTATTTTCGTACTTCTCTCGAATACCAAGCCCTGGATGGAAGACGTGTGGCTGCCAGATGAAGGTCACCGGCATGGGCTCGAAGACCGCTCGGAGCGCGCAGTCGAAATGGTTCGGGGTGTTCTCTTGCTCGAGGCCTTCGATTCGCGCCCTCCTGATCACAGTCCTGAAGCTCGACTTATCATCCACATCATTCACGTTGGCATATCAAATGCATGTATCTGCAGTCACCAAGTGTCAGTCCATATCGTTATTTGGAGCGAGGTCTGTGTGCAGTCTGAACTCACCCTATTCGCCCACCCAACCCACTCGCCCAAACCTCTGACAAACAcatcctccccatcctcaCTCGGCACGCTCTCATGTCCCCAGACCAGAATCTCCTCAAACCTCCCCTTCTCCTCAACCACTTTGACTTCTGCAGGtagctcctcttcctcctcttcgtcctcttcatcatcctccatgTCCTGTCTGTGTCGAGGAACGCGCATTTTCGGTTTTACCGGCAGGATCGTGTTTGTCTTCTGCAATAAGTGTCCTGTGTAGCCTGCTGGTAAGGGCAGGCGTTTCGCGAGGAGTTTGCGGCCGCGGAGGTAGACTGTTGGGACTTTTGTCGTGCTGGTCGCTGGATCTGTAGGGAATTTTCCGTCGGTGGTCTCGTCGTTGGACTTTGAAAGGTGCTTTGACAGGACTTGTTGTCGTGGAGTCCAGTATCGTTTGCTGATTCGCATGGGACCGGAGTGTTTAATGCTGCATGGGAGGATGTTTGGGTGGAGAAGCTTGGGttgcgaggaggacgaggagggtACTATGGCGAGCATTGTTGAATGTATTGGAATGCTTCGTTGTGTATACTGTGTATATGTGTCAAGATGTGCGTTTATGTTCGAGATTGATATCGAGCTGGCGGACGCGCACCTGGTCGCGGTGGACGTGAACCGAGTACTGCTCTGTCATTGGCTCGGATTGGTCCGGCCCTAGTTCATGTATCTGAGCTAACCACTACACTCTACATCCTTCGAACGACTTTGACAACCTTGGAACCTGGAAACCTTACATTCGATTGCGGTGATGACGAACTCCACAATCCTTGGTCGGGCAGCGATGTGAAACTCAACGTCGCCTGGATCTGACTGGGTGGTGCTTTTCTAAGATAGGAAATATATGAACAAAAGGCGAGCGATCATGTGTACTCACTTGGTCCGAGCTGGTTAAAGAATGAGTACGACACCTGGAGCATGACTACCTCTAGTGCAACCTCGTTAAGGTCAGCATACAGAACAATTTGAACGCAAGCGATGCGGTACGTACGATGTCTCCATAGTCCATCGATTGATCGAAGTAGGTCATTGCCTTGTCGTAGTATCGTCGTGATCTACCCTCTTCCGACAGAGTGATGGAAGAGTAGGCGGTCGATCCAATGGCAAACACCATCCATGTACGGAACAATGTTGAAGGGAGCTGTAGCTCATGCTTTGTGTCGATAAGAAGCTGCTTCAGATCTGCCATGAACTCTCGTTGGTTGATGATGGGGCAGAGAGTGTGGAAGTGCTCGAAATAGAACATGACGAGCTGTTGTATCTCCGCCTCGTCCGGAACATCGTCCAGCGGCGAGGACTGCTCGCAGAAGGGGTTTGCGGCATTGTCGTCGTTAAGTAATGGCAGATTGAAGCTCTGAGGATCGATACTCATCATATTCATGAAGTCGAGATGCGTCGTTGTCGGCCCGTCGTTCAGGAATGTTATGTCCTCGAGCTGTGCATTGAACACAAAGTCCGACCCGTCGAGGGCCGGTCGACGAAGGACAGCCTGCGTCAACCTAGCGAAGCTCAAACCAGCAGTAGGTCCCAAGAATGGCTCCGCCACGGCTGCCATTGATACGGACTTCAAATTGTTCTCGAGCACCTCCGGATTCGGAGCTGGAGCGCCGACAGGGTTGCTTCGCATACTACAGTCCGGTGAAGCAAGTATATACCGTCGTGGCAATGACGGTGCAGATGAGTGTTCGCCATGGCAGTGATGTTGCACAAGCTGGCCTTCGAGCTCTTTCACACGCTTTTCGAGACTGCTGACGTATCTTTGCAAGTGCTGTCAGCGATGGCAAAGCAATTGGAAAAGCGCTTTCAAGACATACTCAACGGCATATGATGCCGTATCTTGTTCCTCGTCTAAGAAGCTACACGAGTGTTTTGCCGTGGTACAATTGCCACATTCGGGGAGTCCTCGATCGCACTTCTTCTTGCGCCATTGACATCGTGTGCAAGAGATCTTAGCCCGCCCGGCGATGCCACCTTCGCACGGCATCATGAAGAATTGGACCGGAAACCCTTAGAGGATCGAGAGTATCCGCGATGTTCTTGCCTCCAGGTTCAAGGCGCTTATCAGTTCTTATCATGATGTAGGATGGATGCTCCACGATTCAATCTTGGCGCTCATGGGTGTCTGTTGGACACGATGAGTGGTGCTAAAAGCGAGATACGTTCGCTAGCCACTGTGAATGCTGGCGTTGAGAGCGAATCGCTACAAGAAGTGAGAGTACCGGGAATGGTTTCAAATCCGCCGCTGACCAGAGAAAGGCAGATTGAAGATACTTCAACCCCAGCCAACTTGGTTTCTTCATCCTTCAAGATTGCTGCACTGATGCAAGGCTTGTCCACGCCCTGCTTGATCATCTCACAGACTTCGTTCAGCAGCAAGTCGAGATAAGCGTCGCGACGATCTCTGAGCTCCTTGGACCTTGCTGTTTACTCGTTGTTGGGAAGATAGCACAGTGCCGGGATGTAGTCCTGCAGATTCTCAGATGCACTGCGGAGCAGAAAGATCGCTGAGCCAACGTGCAGAATCTCTCGAAGCAATTCATCGTAGATGTCGTTCATCCGAATGCCGTAGCAGAGCGTCAAGGTCGTGTTGAGAGCGTACCGCTGGATGTAAGGCCGTATGCTGACTTCTTTCTGTGGGTTTGAACAATCGCTGTCGGCGTGCATGTCGCGGACGATGCAGAAACTCTCCAGATCGAACATTGGATGGTAGTCACGCAAGGCCGGACGGGCCAGAGCGGTACCAGCGGCTTTTCGCTTGTTCTTGCTGCTGGCAACCCACGGGCTGCTCCCGATCGTGAAGCCTTGTGTGCTATTGATCACACCGTGAAAAGTGTATAGCTTTGGACGATCAATGACGGCGCTGTGGTGTTTCACCAGGATGTCGCGGCAGGCATCGAAGGAGTTGAACACCACGGCTCGAGTGTTGCCGAACCTGATTTGGAATACAGGATGGTTGTACTGACGCCACCATCTCTCGCACGTGGACGCATGATCCTCGCCGAGCTTGAGCAGATGCACGCAGATGGGCACCGCCCCAGGGATTTCGGGAATGCCGTTGATGCGTTTGATGTCCGTAAATGTGGCCAACTAAGACAATGTGTTGTCAGCATGGCTTTGAGCGACCAATGGACCATAGCACGTACCCAGTAGATCAGGACTAACATTCCAAGAGTAAATCCTACCACTGCGTGGAGTCCATGATCGCGGACAATGTCAACGAGTATATTGAGCCCGGCCAACATTGTAGAGACGCAGGTGCTGTTTGACGAGTAACGAACCTGATGAGGCTGCGACTCTTTCGTAGACCAGCATCGATATATGGCGTTCTTCGTGAGCCCGATTCCCCGGCATACCTCTGCCGCAGCTCTGCCGGGAAACGCGGCAGATTACACAGTCGGAGTGCCCGATGTGGGGAGCTTGATAAGAGTTGTCTGTAGAGATCTGGCCCCATATCCGATACTCTCCTATGGGCAGTCAGCAGAGCCCCGATGGGATTCATCCGTCCCTTGAGGCGGAGTAAGGCATGCGAGGAGAGGTCCTGGTTGTTGTAGAAAGGACAAGCACTGCTGTTCTGGCTGGTAAGACATGTTTGCAACCGAAGTTCGCCACCCTATGGATGCTTCTATGTCTCTGGGAATGTCGCTATATCTTGAAGTCTGCGGTGACGTATTCCTCAAGTTTGTAGCTCGGCTGACACTCGACAAAGAGTGTTTCCTGCGATGAAAGGTTGATGAACATGCTGTAAGAAGGACTATTCTTCAGGCACCTACTGGATCACCCGCCATGCGAAATGTACTCGCCGCCTCTTCGTCCGGCTATGCTTTTGGGGAGCCCAGTCGCTTCAACCATGAGTTGAATCCGACAGCTCTTCTCCAAAAGAGTATACAGGTATGCCGCTTCGTCTACTGTTTGGCCTACTGTAATCAAGCCGTGGTTGACCAGAATTGCAGCTTTGTTCTTGCCCAGTGCCTGAGCGATGTTGCTACCTTCGTCTGCTGCGAAGGCAATGCCCCCGTTATTGTCGTAGACCGAATGTGCTTTGTAGAAGTAGCAGACATCTTGGCTGATCATATCAAGGTTTCGCCCGAAAGCCGCCCAAGCCTTGCCGTACAGGGAGTGCGCGTGGCAGACGGCATGAGCATCGGATCGAGCCAAGTGGCAAGCTGTGTGGATCGCTACACCAGCTGCGTTGGCTGGCGCTGACGGAGACGCACCCGTTGGAGTCAGAAGCGGTTCGTCTGGAAACACCTGCGAGACCAGTACTCACCCGATTGCCACCTACAACATTGCCCTGCATGTCCAGACAGATCAAGTCGCTGATAGTCATCATCGAGAAATGTACAGCAAGAGGATTGATCCAAAAGCGGTCGTGAAACTCCGGATCTCGTACACTGATGTGGCCTGCAATGCCTTTCGCGTAGCCTTCGCGACCAAACACACGGCAAGCACCCGCGAGATGCTCCAGCGTCCACTGCCGCTGAGTGGCGTAAGATTCGAATTTCGGGATCGCATCGACTGCCACTCCCCCATGGCTTCCAGCGGCGATAGAACATGCTTGGGC
It encodes the following:
- the MgPP2Ac gene encoding MgPP2Ac, protein phosphatase 2A catalytic sub-unit (protein phosphatase 2A catalytic sub-unit) encodes the protein MEAAALKAQPVDTTMEDAGKVEHSLGASVDPPSINCLDGWIESLMTCKQLAEEDVRRLCEKAREVLQDESNVQPVKCPVTVCGDIHGQFHDLMELFKIGGPNPDTNYLFMGDYVDRGYFSVETVTLLVALKIRYPSRITILRGNHESRQITQVYGFYDECLRKYGNANVWKFFTDLFDYLPLTALIDNQIFCLHGGLSPSIDTLDNIRALDRIQEVPHEGPMCDLLWSDPDDRCGWGISPRGAGYTFGQDISEAFNHNNGLTLVARAHQLVMEGYNWSQDRNVVTIFSAPNYCYRCGNQAAIMEIDEHLKYTLRAIMCTHLVRAG